From one Mytilus edulis chromosome 1, xbMytEdul2.2, whole genome shotgun sequence genomic stretch:
- the LOC139497743 gene encoding uncharacterized protein isoform X1, translated as MKKSTMDQKPPRPQTLRIGSPNNKRTQRTSRHRRTPLKRNPLELQLLAEDIKGIIEDISFETAEEEHNEDGLRRSYVGIHRRSTVDRSQRRPPRDVISAFYRERQSKRNEIAISDQPGSFESEKRQPEYNKRVSCPWDLPYFNQSHEGTPLEILAQELKYARDVREKEVRSLLHYNTKLQNDLLENDREMCSLEEKNVILDKKYDEMLKVYERIRENLKRCLTKVKDLECIGRLSSANNSDDESIHRVETFQAVADSLSSGINTWMSDASSISTSVNGYDGDGEASLHTSTYNKNQESENKPNEYQECGPVRDDPNGTMSPTPMADRQLLMRLQADVNSLSLVNSEQSQEIERLRNDLSSCRKHMSSTQFQLEAVEIECSRLLSMEDQLISIVNLLKWAKEKHVHRQILGDHIYAAVDAAKRGDYTSAGLPADLFLRELQDQLSANPILSVDGKLEEQPARPHSRSSDKRKGMHFDHRIMDQIKFADDEDEPFSDTDSFHSLGKHLNDTEEP; from the exons ATGAAAAAGTCAACAATGGATCAAAAACCACCACGGCCACAAACTTTAAGGATTGGATCTCCAAACAATAAGAGAACCCAACGAACATCTAGACATAGACGAACGCCATTAAAGCGAAATCCGTTAGAACTCCAGCTCCTGGCAGAAGATATTAAAGGTATCATTGAAGATATTTCTTTCGAAACTGCAGAAGAAGAACACAATGAAGACGGATTAAGGAGATCTTATGTAGGAATTCACCGACGCTCTACTGTTGACCGATCACAACGACGACCACCTCGAGACGTCATTTCGGCATTTTATCGAGAAAGGCAATCAAAACGAAATGAAATTGCTATTTCAGACCAACCAGGAAGTTTCGAATCAGAAAAGAGACAACCCGAGTATAACAAGCGGGTCTCTTGTCCATGGGATTTACCATATTTTAACCAGAGTCATGAAGGGACACCATTGGAAATTTTAGCTCAGGAATTGAAATATGCTCGGGATGTACGAGAAAAGGAGGTTCGAAGTCTCTTACATTATAACACTAAACTGCAAAATGATTTGTTGGAAAATGATAGAGAAATGTGCAGTTTGGAAGAAAAGAATGTCATCTTAGATAAGAAATATGATGAGATGCTTAAAGTTTACGAACGAATACGTGAAAATTTGAAAAGATGTTTGACAAAAGTTAAAGATTTAGAATGTATCGGTCGATTATCGTCTGCAAACAACTCTGACGATGAATCTATACACAG AGTGGAAACCTTCCAAGCTGTTGCTGATAGTCTTTCATCGGGTATAAACACTTGGATGTCAGATGCCTCATCTATTTCAACTTCGGTCAACGGTTACGATG GTGACGGGGAAGCATCATTGCATACCTCCACGTACAATAAAAACCAAGAGTCCGAAAACAAGCCAAATGAATACCAAGAATGTGGGCCAGTTCGAGATGATCCAAATGGCACAATGTCACCAACACCAATGGCGGATCGACAGTTACTAATGAGGTTACAGGCAGATGTAAATTCTCTATCATTAGTTAATTCGGAACAATCTCAG GAAATCGAACGACTCCGCAATGACCTTTCGTCATGTAGAAAACACATGTCTAGTACTCAGTTCCAGTTAGAGGCTGTTGAAATAGAATGTAGTCGGTTGTTGTCAATGGAAGATCAACTTATTTCGATTGTTAATTTGCTGAAATGGGCCAAAGAAAAG CACGTTCACCGACAAATACTCGGGGATCATATTTATGCTGCCGTTGATGCTGCAAAGCGTGGAGACTATACATCTG CAGGGTTACCGGCTGATCTATTTCTGAGAGAATTACAAGATCAACTCTCAGCCAATCCAATTCTATCTGTCGATGGAAAACTGGAAGAACAACCTGCACGACCACATTCTAGAAGCAGCGACAAACGAAAAGGAATGCACTTTGATCATAGAATAATGGACCAAATTAAGTTTGCGGACGACGAGGACGAACCATTCAGCGACACAGATTCATTTCATAGTCTAGGTAAACATTTGAACGACACCGAAGAACCCTAA
- the LOC139498074 gene encoding golgin subfamily A member 6-like protein 7 isoform X2 translates to MAACSSDDDTMSNGTSHHVTHALEFMTEEEGKEFQEFRRSIGIVGTFTKQMVKMAIAQLKPEFENMAVKAAEQAFDNKMTKVRELNEELNKRERELKQLRLEKKILQAKLDKERVVKSRPDSVETKEKELKRMEADISNLKMKLRKTTDDLKHERDRLSEEEKKRLELEITLQADVERLRKELDRVKGQLGQLRSAKNVGDDETRKLRERERQLLDEMEMIRKQQPRLHKRKLFA, encoded by the exons ATGGCAGCATGTAGTTCAGATGACGATACAATGAGTAATGGGACTTCTC atCATGTTACTCATGCTCTTGAATTTATGACAGAAGAAGAAGGCAAAGAGTTTCAGGAATTCAGAAGAAGTATCGG AATTGTTGGAACGTTTACAAAACAGATGGTCAAGATGGCGATTGCGCAGTTAAAACCTGAATTCGAAAACATGGCAGTAAAAGCAGCAGAGCAAGCATTTGACAACAAAATGACAAAGGTTAGAGAACTTAATGAGGAATTGAACAAGAGAGAACGGGAACTAAAACAACTCCGTCTTGAAAAGAAAATTCTACAAGCCAAACTAGATAAAGAACGAGTTGTCAAAAGTAGACCTGATTCTgttgaaacaaaagaaaaagaactTAAAAGAATGGAAGCTGATATCagtaatttgaaaatgaaattaagaaaaacCACAGATGATTTAAAACACGAGAGAGACCGTTTGTCTGAAGAAGAGAAAAAACGACTAGAGCTGGAAATTACACTACAAGCTGATGTTGAGAGACTTCGAAAAGAACTTGACAGGGTGAAAGGCCAATTGGGTCAACTGAGGTCAGCTAAAAATGTTGGAGATGATGAAACCAGAAAACTAAGAGAAAGAGAGCGACAGCTTTTGGATGAAATGGAGATGATTCGAAAGCAACAACCTCGTCTTCATAAAAGAAAACTGTTTGCTTAA
- the LOC139497743 gene encoding uncharacterized protein isoform X2: MKKSTMDQKPPRPQTLRIGSPNNKRTQRTSRHRRTPLKRNPLELQLLAEDIKGIIEDISFETAEEEHNEDGLRRSYVGIHRRSTVDRSQRRPPRDVISAFYRERQSKRNEIAISDQPGSFESEKRQPEYNKRVSCPWDLPYFNQSHEGTPLEILAQELKYARDVREKEVRSLLHYNTKLQNDLLENDREMCSLEEKNVILDKKYDEMLKVYERIRENLKRCLTKVKDLECIGRLSSANNSDDESIHRVETFQAVADSLSSGINTWMSDASSISTSVNGYDGDGEASLHTSTYNKNQESENKPNEYQECGPVRDDPNGTMSPTPMADRQLLMRLQADVNSLSLVNSEQSQEIERLRNDLSSCRKHMSSTQFQLEAVEIECSRLLSMEDQLISIVNLLKWAKEKHVHRQILGDHIYAAVDAAKRGDYTSGLPADLFLRELQDQLSANPILSVDGKLEEQPARPHSRSSDKRKGMHFDHRIMDQIKFADDEDEPFSDTDSFHSLGKHLNDTEEP, translated from the exons ATGAAAAAGTCAACAATGGATCAAAAACCACCACGGCCACAAACTTTAAGGATTGGATCTCCAAACAATAAGAGAACCCAACGAACATCTAGACATAGACGAACGCCATTAAAGCGAAATCCGTTAGAACTCCAGCTCCTGGCAGAAGATATTAAAGGTATCATTGAAGATATTTCTTTCGAAACTGCAGAAGAAGAACACAATGAAGACGGATTAAGGAGATCTTATGTAGGAATTCACCGACGCTCTACTGTTGACCGATCACAACGACGACCACCTCGAGACGTCATTTCGGCATTTTATCGAGAAAGGCAATCAAAACGAAATGAAATTGCTATTTCAGACCAACCAGGAAGTTTCGAATCAGAAAAGAGACAACCCGAGTATAACAAGCGGGTCTCTTGTCCATGGGATTTACCATATTTTAACCAGAGTCATGAAGGGACACCATTGGAAATTTTAGCTCAGGAATTGAAATATGCTCGGGATGTACGAGAAAAGGAGGTTCGAAGTCTCTTACATTATAACACTAAACTGCAAAATGATTTGTTGGAAAATGATAGAGAAATGTGCAGTTTGGAAGAAAAGAATGTCATCTTAGATAAGAAATATGATGAGATGCTTAAAGTTTACGAACGAATACGTGAAAATTTGAAAAGATGTTTGACAAAAGTTAAAGATTTAGAATGTATCGGTCGATTATCGTCTGCAAACAACTCTGACGATGAATCTATACACAG AGTGGAAACCTTCCAAGCTGTTGCTGATAGTCTTTCATCGGGTATAAACACTTGGATGTCAGATGCCTCATCTATTTCAACTTCGGTCAACGGTTACGATG GTGACGGGGAAGCATCATTGCATACCTCCACGTACAATAAAAACCAAGAGTCCGAAAACAAGCCAAATGAATACCAAGAATGTGGGCCAGTTCGAGATGATCCAAATGGCACAATGTCACCAACACCAATGGCGGATCGACAGTTACTAATGAGGTTACAGGCAGATGTAAATTCTCTATCATTAGTTAATTCGGAACAATCTCAG GAAATCGAACGACTCCGCAATGACCTTTCGTCATGTAGAAAACACATGTCTAGTACTCAGTTCCAGTTAGAGGCTGTTGAAATAGAATGTAGTCGGTTGTTGTCAATGGAAGATCAACTTATTTCGATTGTTAATTTGCTGAAATGGGCCAAAGAAAAG CACGTTCACCGACAAATACTCGGGGATCATATTTATGCTGCCGTTGATGCTGCAAAGCGTGGAGACTATACATCTG GGTTACCGGCTGATCTATTTCTGAGAGAATTACAAGATCAACTCTCAGCCAATCCAATTCTATCTGTCGATGGAAAACTGGAAGAACAACCTGCACGACCACATTCTAGAAGCAGCGACAAACGAAAAGGAATGCACTTTGATCATAGAATAATGGACCAAATTAAGTTTGCGGACGACGAGGACGAACCATTCAGCGACACAGATTCATTTCATAGTCTAGGTAAACATTTGAACGACACCGAAGAACCCTAA
- the LOC139498074 gene encoding golgin subfamily A member 6-like protein 7 isoform X1, producing MSRIRKMAACSSDDDTMSNGTSHHVTHALEFMTEEEGKEFQEFRRSIGIVGTFTKQMVKMAIAQLKPEFENMAVKAAEQAFDNKMTKVRELNEELNKRERELKQLRLEKKILQAKLDKERVVKSRPDSVETKEKELKRMEADISNLKMKLRKTTDDLKHERDRLSEEEKKRLELEITLQADVERLRKELDRVKGQLGQLRSAKNVGDDETRKLRERERQLLDEMEMIRKQQPRLHKRKLFA from the exons ATGTCTAGAATACGAA AAATGGCAGCATGTAGTTCAGATGACGATACAATGAGTAATGGGACTTCTC atCATGTTACTCATGCTCTTGAATTTATGACAGAAGAAGAAGGCAAAGAGTTTCAGGAATTCAGAAGAAGTATCGG AATTGTTGGAACGTTTACAAAACAGATGGTCAAGATGGCGATTGCGCAGTTAAAACCTGAATTCGAAAACATGGCAGTAAAAGCAGCAGAGCAAGCATTTGACAACAAAATGACAAAGGTTAGAGAACTTAATGAGGAATTGAACAAGAGAGAACGGGAACTAAAACAACTCCGTCTTGAAAAGAAAATTCTACAAGCCAAACTAGATAAAGAACGAGTTGTCAAAAGTAGACCTGATTCTgttgaaacaaaagaaaaagaactTAAAAGAATGGAAGCTGATATCagtaatttgaaaatgaaattaagaaaaacCACAGATGATTTAAAACACGAGAGAGACCGTTTGTCTGAAGAAGAGAAAAAACGACTAGAGCTGGAAATTACACTACAAGCTGATGTTGAGAGACTTCGAAAAGAACTTGACAGGGTGAAAGGCCAATTGGGTCAACTGAGGTCAGCTAAAAATGTTGGAGATGATGAAACCAGAAAACTAAGAGAAAGAGAGCGACAGCTTTTGGATGAAATGGAGATGATTCGAAAGCAACAACCTCGTCTTCATAAAAGAAAACTGTTTGCTTAA